The nucleotide sequence CGCGAAACGCTACGCAGGGCATGGTCTGGTGAACGCCGGGGGGCGGGGAAGAAGTTAGCCATGAATCACTGGTTCGGTCTGTTCGGCGTCGCCGCCATCCTGCTCGTCGCCTTTCTCTTTTCCAGCGACAAAAAGGCGATCCGCCCGCGCGTGATCCTCGCCGCCTTCGCTCTTCAGGCGGGAATCGCGTTCCTTGTCCTGTGGACTCCCTGGGGCCGGGCCGGGATCGAGGGCATGGCGCGCGGCGTCGTGCTCCTCCTCGGCTATGCCGACGAGGGCACCGCCTTCCTGTTCGGACCCAAGGACAGGAACCCGTTCGCCAATACCTTCGTGATCGGCGCGCTGCCGGTCATCATCTTCTTCGCCGCGTTGGTCTCCATCCTCTATTATGTCGGCATCATGCAGCGGCTGGTCCGCTGGCTCGGCGGAGCGATCGGCTGGATCACCGGGGTGAGCAAGGTCGAAGCGCTGGGAAGCGCCGCCAACATCTTCGTCGGCCAATCGGAAAGCCCGCTCGTGGTCCGGCCCTATCTTGCCGGGCTGACGCCGCAGCAGCTGTTCACGCTGATGGTGGTCGGCATGGCCGGGGTCGCCGGTACCATCCTCGCCGCCTACGTCTCCCTCTTCCCCGAAGCCCTTCGGCCGACCATCCTCCCGTTCATCCTCGCCGCCGCCTTCATGAGCGCGCCGGGCGGCATCCTCATGGCCAAGATCATGATGCCCGACCCACGTGAACCCGTCGCCGCGCCAACCGAAGGCGAAGCCGTGGCCGCCGCCGGTCCGCCCGCCGAGACGGTCGAGATCGCCGAGACCTTCGAGGAAGGCGAGAAGCCCGCCAACATCATCATGGCCGCCGCCCAGGGTGCACAAACCGGCGTCAAGCTGGCGGTCGCTGTTGGTGCCATGGTGCTGGCCTTCGTTGCGCTTGTCGCGCTCGCCAACGGCATCCTCGGCGGGATCGGTAGCCGCGTTGGCCTCGACGGGCTGAGCTTCCAGCAGCTGGTCGGCTATGTCTTCCAGCCAATCATGTTCCTGATCGGGGTGCCGTGGACCGAGGCAGGGGTTGCCGGAGGCCTGTTCGGGACCAAGATCGTCCTCAACGAGTTTGTCGCCTTCATCGAGCTCGGCAATGCGACCGGCGCCGCCGCCGCCCTGACCGAGCGCAGCCGCGCCATCGTCACCTTCGCGCTGTGCGGCTTCGCCAATTTCTCGTCCATCGCCATCCAGATGGCGGTGACGGGGGGCCTGGCGCCGAACCAGCGCCCGGTCATTGCCCGCCTCGGCCTCAAGGCCCTGCTGGCGGGCAGCCTCGCCAACCTGATGAGCGCCGCACTCGCCGGGATCATGCTGCCCTGACTGGCGACAGCCCCGCTGCGGTGCGGCGCGGGCTGGCGGAAGCTTGATCTCAATCATTTGCGGCAGCCCGCGCGACGCACTAAAGCGCCCGCATGAGCACCGACCTCCTCACCCCCGACAAGATCGCCTCCGTCTCGCTGAAGGAAGCGGCCGCCGACGCCGACGCCTTCGCCCAGCATATCGGGCAGAGCTTCGAGGAATATGGCTTCGCCGTCCTCGCCGATCATGGCATTCCCGATGACCTGATTGCGCGGGCCGAGGAGAAGGCCAAGGACTTCTTCGCGCTGCCGGAGGAAACGAAGCGCAAATACGCGCTCGGGGCCGGCGGCGCGCGCGGCTACACGCCGTTCGGGATCGAAACCGCCAAGGGCGCCAAGGCGCACGACCTTAAGGAATTCTGGCACGTCGGACGCGAACTCGCCGCTGGCCACAAGTTCCGCGACGTCATGGCCGACAATGTCTGGCCGGACGAGGTTCCGGGCTTCAAGGAAACCTTCCTCGAGCTGTTCGACACCTTCGACCGCACGGGGATCACCGTGCTGAAGGCGATTGCCCGCTACCTCGGCATCGACGAGGATTATTTCACCGACACCGTGCGCGACGGCAATTCGGTCCTGCGCCTGCTTCACTATCCGCCGCAGAAGGAAGCCACCGGCGAGCATATCCGTGCCGGCGCGCATGAGGACATCAACACCATCACTCTGCTGCTCGGCGCCGAGGAAGCGGGGCTGGAGCTCCAGACCAGGGACGGCCGCTGGATCCCGGTCAGCCCCAAGCCCGGCGAACTGGTCATCAACATCGGCGACATGCTGCAGCGCCTGACCAACGGCAAGCTCCGCTCGACCCCGCACCGGGTGGTCAACCCGGCCCCCGACCGCGCGTCCAACGCCCGCTATTCCATGCCCTTCTTCCTCCACTTCCGCCCCGACTACATGATCGAGGCGCTGCCCGGCACCGTGCCGGCGGGGGAGGAGCCCAAATGGCCGCCGATTAGCAGCCACGACTATCTCCTGGAGCGCCTGCGCGAGATCAAGCTCGCCTGACCTGGCCGGGAACCTGCGGACACGATGCGACCCGAGGCCCCGACGCGCGTTCGGTACGGGAGAGCAACATTGCTCGACCGGCCGAAAGGATCGCCAGCATGCGCACCAACTATCTGCTCGCGGTGGTCGCCAGCGCCCTTGCCCTGAGCGGCTGCGTCGCCAGCATCGCCGCCGGCGCGATCGGTGCCGCCGCGCGGGGTAGCCAGCAAGGGCGCAACGTCTACTACAATGACGAAGCGGTGAAGCTCGCCGCCGCAACCGCCTGCCGAGCCCAGGCCGCGCCCTATGGCACCGTCGCCATTATCGACATCGAACAGCGCAGCCCGACCAAGGCCACCGTCTGGGGCACCGCCACCGGCTCGACCGAACGCCGCTCGTTCGAATGCCGCTTCGATCGCAAGGTCGTCGGCTTCAAGACGGCGAAGCTCTGAAATGGGCCTCACGACTGCCTGCGAGCGATTGCGGGCTTTTGTGCGCTCAGCCTCGCCACTTGCGATGTAGGATTCCGCCTGCTCAACTGACCGCAGCGTTTCGACGCTGCTCTTTCTCAGCGATGCAATCATTCCAGACGTCAGGTCGGGATCGCTACGGATACCCCGCCACCGGTGACCTTTGTGACCTTGTTCAGCTTCGTTAACGCGCGTCGGTGAGGTTCGCCGGGCCGAACCCGTGGGGGATGAGGGTGGAGAGGGTGAGGCGCTCGACCTTTTCTCCGTCGCCGCTGGCGCACAGGATGGTGAAGTCGCGGCCGGCGAGGTGGCTTGCCTCGAGCAGCGCCTGGCGGCAGCCGCCGCAGGGGGTGCAGACCTGCTCGCCTTCCAGCGCCTCGCCCGACCCGTCGCCGCCGGCTACCGCGATGGCGGCGATATGGCTGAGTCCGAACGCATGCTGGGCCGCGGTGAGGCCGCTCTGCTCGGCGCAGATGCCGAGGCGGTAACAGGCATTTTCCATGTTGGCACCGGTGACGAGCTGCCCCTCGTCCGAAAGGATGGCGCAGCCGACCGAGAAACCGGAATAAGGTGCATAGGCCTTGAGCGCGGCGTTGCGGGCGGCGGTGATCAGGTCGGCGTCGGTCATGGGCGCTCCCTAACCCCGACCCCGCCCTTCGTCACCCCGGGCTTGACCCGGGGTCCGCCTTCTTCTTGTGAGGCAAGCAGCAACGGGTGACGGGGGTCGCATGAGCAGGGAAGTCCAGAAGGTCGAAGCTGCCGCCCTCCACGGCCGCCCCTTGCGCTATTTCGACCTGGTGATGGCGGCGTTCGTCACCATCCTCCTGCTCTCGAACATCCTAGGTGCCGGGAAGGTCGCTCAGGTCGACTTGCCGCTGATCGGCCTGTGGCCGTTCGGCGCGGGCATCCTCTTCTTCCCGCTGTCCTACGTGATCGGCGACGTGCTGACCGAGGTCTATGGCTATGCCCGGGCCCGCCGCTGCATCTGGGTCGGCACCGCCGCCCTCCTGTTCATGGCCTTCATGTCATGGGTCGTGGTCAAGCTGCCGCCGAGCCCCGACTGGGGCGGGCAGGGGGCCTACGAACAGGTGTTCGGCCAGGTCCCGCGCATCGTCCTTGCCTCGATCGTCGCCTTCTGGGCGGGCGAGTTCGTCAATTCGGTGGTGCTTGCCCGGATGAAAGTCTGGACCCAAGGCAGATATCTGTGGACCCGCACCATCGGCAGCACCATCGCCGGTCAGGGTGTGGACAGCTTGATCTTCTATCCGCTCGCTTTCTGGGGCGCCGCGGGGTGGAGTAATGACCTCGTCATCAAGGTGCTGTTGACGCAATGGGCGCTGAAGGTCGCGTGGGAAGCGCTTCTGACCCCGGTCACCTATGCGGTAGTGGGTGCCCTGAAGCGGCGCGAAGGAATGGATGTCTATGACGAACGTACGGATTTCACGCCTTTCGCTGCTCGCGTCTAGCCTCGCGCTCGGCGCCTGCGCGACCACGGGGCGGCCGACGATGTCGGTCGCCGCCGCGCCTGTTCCGGTCGAGGTGCAGATCCTCGGCCTGAACGACTTCCACGGCAATCTGGAGACGCCGCAGGACCCGGTGCCGCTGCGCAATGCCGACGGCACGACGTCGAAGATCCGCGCCGGCGGCGCCGCCCAGCTAGCGGCGACTCTGAAGCGCCTGCGTGCTGGACAGCAGAGCGTCACTGTCGCCGCCGGTGACCTGATCGGCGCGACTCCGCTCGTTTCCGCCTACTTCCTCGACGAGCCAACGATCCGGGCGCTGAGCCTCGCCGGCCTCGACCTCGCCGCGGTCGGCAACCACGAATTCGACAAGGGTGGCGCGGAGCTTCGCCGGATGCAGCAGGGCGGCTGCGACAAGCACACCAGCCGCACGCCCTGCGCGGTCGAGCCCCACCAGCCCGCCGGCTTCACCTATCTTGCGGCCAACGTCATCACCGCGGGCGGCTCGACCTTCTTCCCCGGCACCGCCGTCCGCCAGATCGGACCGGTCAAGGTCGGCTTCATCGGCATGACCCTGAAGGAAACTGCGACCCTGGTCACCCCAGCGGGGGTCGCCGGGCTCGACTTCGCCGACGAGGCCGGCACTGCCAATGCGCGGGTACCCAGGCTCAAGGCCGAAGGGGCCGACACGATCGTCCTCCTCCTCCACCAGGGCGGCCGCGTTCCGCCCGTCTACGACGCGCTCGGCTGCGACGGGCTGTCGGGGGGGATCGTGCCGATCCTCGACAAGCTCGATCCGGCCATTCGCGTGGTGGTCAGCGGCCACACGCATCATGCCTATGCCTGCGACGTCGAGGCGGGCGGCGCGCCGCGCCTGCTGACCAGCGCCGGCAAGAACGGCTACCTCGTCAGCGACATCCGCCTGACCTTCGATCCCGCCACCCGCCGGCTGACGAACGCGAAGGCCAGCAACGTGCCCGTCCTCGCCGAGCCCGATTCGCAGGTGCAGGCGCTGGTCGATCGCTATCTCGCCGCTGCCCGCCCGGCGGCGGAGCGGGTGGTCGGCCGGCTTTCCCGTCCCGCCCTCAAGGATCCGGACGATGGCGACAGCTCGGCCGGGAAGCTCATCGCCGACGCCCAGCTCGCCGCCACCCGCGCCGCCGACAAGGGTGGGGCGGAGATCGCCTTCATCAACTCGGGCGGAGTCCGCACCGACCTCGTCCCGCGGGCGGACGGCAGCGTCACCTTCGGCCAGATCTTCGCGACCCAGCCGTTCGGCAACAATCTGGTGGTGAAGAGCCTGACCGGCGCCCAGCTCAAGGCCCTGCTCGAACAGGGCTTTCGCGAGGCGGGCGGCAAGATCGTCGCAAGCTCGCTGCTGATCCCGTCCGAGGGCTTCGCCTATCGCTTCGACGTTTCGCGCGGGGACGGGCGGCGCATCACCGCCATGACTCTGAACGGCCGCCCGATCGACCCCGCGCGCACCTACCGCGTGACCGTCAACAACTTTCTCGCCAGCGGCGGCGACGGCTACAGCGTGCTGGCACAGGGCCGCGACGCGGTCGACGGCGGCCCCGACCTCGACGCGCTAGAGGCCTGGCTGGCGGGCAACCCGAAGGTGCCCGCCGGCAAGCGGATCAACGGCGGGGCTTGACGAACCGCAGCGTCATCCGGTCGCTCTCGCCGATCGCGACATATTTCGCTCGGTCCTGGTCACCGAGGCGCAGCGTCGGCGGGAGCGTCCAGACGCCTTGCGCCCAGTCAGCCGTGTCCTTGGGATTGGCGTTGATCTCGCTTGATCCGGCATAACGGAAGCCCGCCTGCTCGGCGAGCCTGCGGACGGTCGACACCTTGAGATAGCCGCTGCTCTTCTCGCGTGCGCTGTCCGCGCTCTCGGGCAGGCGGTGCTCCTCGATCCCGAGTACGCCGCCCGGCTTCAGCATGGCATACATCTGCTTGAACGCGAGGTCCGCGTAGGGCTGGTCGCCCATCGCCCAGTTGTGGACGTTGCGAAAGGTCAGGACGACGTCGGCGCTGCCGTCCGGAACGCCGGCCTGCCCCGTCTCGCGGATCGGAAAGGTCACCTGCTTGGCGCGGCCGTATAGGGCAGCATCCTTCTCGACGAGCCGCTTGAAGCCGCCGAGCCCGCGCTCGTTGGGCGCCGCGACATAATAGGTGCCGCCGCCGTTCAGAACGTAGGGCGCGAGGATCTCGCTGTACCAGCCGCCGCCCGGGAAGATCTCGACCACCGTCTGCTTGGGCCGCACGCCGAAGAAGGCGAGGGTGGCCTGTGGGTTGCGGTAGCGATCGCGGGCGCGATTGGCGTCGCTCCGCGCGGGGGTGGCGACCGCCGCGGCAAGCGCCTGGTTCTCGGCCCGGGCGAGCGTCGGAACGCGCATCTGCACGGCGGCAGTCGCCGCCGCGGCGGTGGCGAGGCCCGCACCGGCAAGGAGAAGAGCGATTGAGCGCATGATCGTTGGTCTCCTGAACGACAAATCGTTGGCGCCTTGTCGCCGGGTGCGCCCCCATTCGCAAGCCAGCCCGCCCAAATGCCAGCGTGGCGGCGCAAGGAAACAGAAGTTTAACGCCTCGGCTGCCATAGCGATGGCATGTCGGCCCGCTCGCGCACCGCACCAATTGCCGCGCCGCTCCTCTGGGCGGACGGATCGGCACTGCTGGACGCGCTGCCGATCGCCGCCGCGATCGTCGAACAGGATGGCTGCGGCAGCCCGCGAATCACCGCCTATAATGAGCGCTTCGCCGAGGCCGTTGCACTGTCGACAGCCGGAACGCTGGAAGCGGTCACCGAACAATGCCTTGACGGCGAGGGGATCATCGCAACCCATCTCGCCGCTTGGTTCCTCGACGTCGGCGCCAAGGCCGATCTCGACTTCCGCGACGGCGACGGCCTTTCCGCCCGCTTCTATCGGTTCAAGCTTGCGCCACTTCCATCGCAGCGGAACAGCCGCCGCGCCCTGTTGTCGGTCGTCGATCGCACCGCCGAGGTGCAAGCGGAACGCACCCTGCGCGCCGAGATGCTGCGCGACAGCCTGACCGGTCTTCCCAATCGCTTGGCCTTCACCGAAATGGTCGAGGCGGCGGCGCGCAAGGAGGATCCCGCCTTCACGGGCCATGCGGTGCTGGTCGTCGACATGCTCCGCTTCAGTCGCATCAACGAGAGCATGGGCAGCCTCGCCGGCGACGAACTGCTGATCACCTTCGCCCGTCGGCTCATCTCGGCGCTGCGAGCCGGCGACACCCTGGCACGGACCGGCGGCAATGAATTCGGGATCGTCGTCGCGCTCCGCCGCGGCACTGGCGACGCGCTCAAGGCCGCGTCACGAATCCAGGAAGCGATGAATGCGCCGTTCCGGCTGAGCGAGCTGGAGATCAAGGTGGAATGCGCCATCGGCCTTGCCATGATGCAGTCGGGGCAGGATCCGGAGGAGCTGTTCCGTAACGCCCAGTTCGCGGTCAAGCAGGCCAAGGCAAGCGGCAAGCCCGAGGTCTACAAGCCCAAGGAAGCGAGCCTCGCCCGCCGTCGCTTCTCGATCGAGACGGAGCTCCGCCGTGCGCTCGATCGCGACCTGCTCGAGCTCTTCTACCAGCCGTTGATCGACCTGCGTACCGGCGAAGTGTCCGGCTTCGAAGCGCTCGCCCGCTGGCATCATGAAGACCGCGGCGAGATCAGCCCGACCGAATTCATTCCCGTGGCGGAGGAGAGCGGCCTCATCCTCCACCTCGGCCGCTGGGCGATGAATCGAGCTGCGACGACCCTGGTGGGCTGGGATCGCGAGCTTGGCAAAAGGCTCCCCATATCGGTCGGCGTGAACCTGTCCGCCATCCAGGTCGCCCGCGACGATATCGCGTCGATGGTCGAAGGTACCCTCCGCACGACAGGCCTGACCGGCGACCGCTTGACGCTTGAACTTACCGAAAGCGCGATTGTCCAGGATCCGCGCCGCGCGACCCGTGTGTTCGATGCGCTGAAGGCGCTCGATACTACCGTCGCCATGGACGACTTCGGCACCGGCTATTCAAGCCTCGCCTATCTTCAGCGCCTGCCGATCGACGTGCTCAAGATCGACCGCAGCTTCGTCACCGGCATGATGGTCGACCCCGACAGCGTGGCGATCGTTCGCGCGGTGCTCGGCCTTGCCGACGCGCTTGGCATGACCACCACCGCCGAGGGCATTGAGAGCCGTGAGCTGGCGACGACCCTCGCGACCCTCGGCTGCGCGTCGGGCCAGGGCTACTTCTTTGCCAAGCCGCTCGAAGCAGGCGAAGCACTCACCCATTGGAAAAGCCGGTTGCGGACAGCCGCCCGCTGATCAGCCGCGCGGCGCGGCGGCTCGGGCAAGGCGATCGTTGATGGCGAGGCCGAGGCCTTCGCTCGGCACCGGAGCAACCGCAATGCGCGGGCGCGATGAAGCGTCGGCCTCATGCAGCAGGTCGAACAGACGCGCTGCGGCCTCCACCAGATCGCCCGATCGGCTGAGGCTGGAGTCGCCGCCCTGCGCTCCGAAGCCGATCCACCATTCGTCCGCCTCGGCCGAGACCGCATCCAGGCGGAGCGGCTTGGCCGGCGCATAATGGCTGGCGAGCATGCCCGGCGCCTCGACGGCGTTGCCGGTAACCGCCGTGGCGTCAGGCACCACGATCGGACCCGGACGGAGCAGCCGAAGCGGACCATCCGTGGCGGCGATAATCGTGCTTTCAAGACCATGCGCGGTGGCACCGCCGTCGATTACCAGCGGAATGCGCCCGTCGAGCGACGCCAGCACATGGGCAGCACGCGTCGGGCTGATGCGTCCGCTGGCATTGGCGCTTGGTGCGGCCAGCGGACGGCCGCTCGCTTGAAGCAAGGCGCGCATGGCGGGATGGGCAGGAACGCGCAGCGCGATGGTCGGTAGGCCCGCGGTGACCAGGCTCGCCACCGGGCTGTTCTCCGCCAGCGGCACGACGAGCGTGAGCGGACCCGGCCAGTACGCCCCTGCCAGCGCTTCCGCCGCGGCGCCGAGCCGGCCCAGCCTCCGAGCGGCATCGAGGTCCGGCACATGGACGATCAGCGGATTAAAGCTCGGCCTCCCCTTGGCCTTGTAGATGCGCGCGACCGCTTCCGCGTTCGTGGCATCCGCGGCGAGGCCGTAGACGGTCTCGGTCGGCACCGCGACCGGAAGGCCGTCGCGGATCAGCGCTGTGGCTTCGGCAATCGCCTCCGGGCCGAATGGCCGTAGCTCGGTCCTCTTGCCCGTCATGCCGCCGCCGCTATGGCAAAGCGGAAGTCATCACAAGGGAATGGACGAACCTATGGCGCTTCGCTGCCCGGTCGAGGAACAGCGCTTCGTGCTCGAGCATGTGGTGCGGATTTCGGAGCTCACCAACGATTCTGACATTGTCGAGGCGGTGCTGGAGG is from Sphingomonas sp. LHG3406-1 and encodes:
- a CDS encoding nucleoside transporter C-terminal domain-containing protein, coding for MNHWFGLFGVAAILLVAFLFSSDKKAIRPRVILAAFALQAGIAFLVLWTPWGRAGIEGMARGVVLLLGYADEGTAFLFGPKDRNPFANTFVIGALPVIIFFAALVSILYYVGIMQRLVRWLGGAIGWITGVSKVEALGSAANIFVGQSESPLVVRPYLAGLTPQQLFTLMVVGMAGVAGTILAAYVSLFPEALRPTILPFILAAAFMSAPGGILMAKIMMPDPREPVAAPTEGEAVAAAGPPAETVEIAETFEEGEKPANIIMAAAQGAQTGVKLAVAVGAMVLAFVALVALANGILGGIGSRVGLDGLSFQQLVGYVFQPIMFLIGVPWTEAGVAGGLFGTKIVLNEFVAFIELGNATGAAAALTERSRAIVTFALCGFANFSSIAIQMAVTGGLAPNQRPVIARLGLKALLAGSLANLMSAALAGIMLP
- a CDS encoding 2-oxoglutarate and iron-dependent oxygenase domain-containing protein, with product MSTDLLTPDKIASVSLKEAAADADAFAQHIGQSFEEYGFAVLADHGIPDDLIARAEEKAKDFFALPEETKRKYALGAGGARGYTPFGIETAKGAKAHDLKEFWHVGRELAAGHKFRDVMADNVWPDEVPGFKETFLELFDTFDRTGITVLKAIARYLGIDEDYFTDTVRDGNSVLRLLHYPPQKEATGEHIRAGAHEDINTITLLLGAEEAGLELQTRDGRWIPVSPKPGELVINIGDMLQRLTNGKLRSTPHRVVNPAPDRASNARYSMPFFLHFRPDYMIEALPGTVPAGEEPKWPPISSHDYLLERLREIKLA
- a CDS encoding queuosine precursor transporter codes for the protein MSREVQKVEAAALHGRPLRYFDLVMAAFVTILLLSNILGAGKVAQVDLPLIGLWPFGAGILFFPLSYVIGDVLTEVYGYARARRCIWVGTAALLFMAFMSWVVVKLPPSPDWGGQGAYEQVFGQVPRIVLASIVAFWAGEFVNSVVLARMKVWTQGRYLWTRTIGSTIAGQGVDSLIFYPLAFWGAAGWSNDLVIKVLLTQWALKVAWEALLTPVTYAVVGALKRREGMDVYDERTDFTPFAARV
- a CDS encoding class I SAM-dependent methyltransferase — its product is MRVPTLARAENQALAAAVATPARSDANRARDRYRNPQATLAFFGVRPKQTVVEIFPGGGWYSEILAPYVLNGGGTYYVAAPNERGLGGFKRLVEKDAALYGRAKQVTFPIRETGQAGVPDGSADVVLTFRNVHNWAMGDQPYADLAFKQMYAMLKPGGVLGIEEHRLPESADSAREKSSGYLKVSTVRRLAEQAGFRYAGSSEINANPKDTADWAQGVWTLPPTLRLGDQDRAKYVAIGESDRMTLRFVKPRR
- a CDS encoding EAL domain-containing protein, whose translation is MSARSRTAPIAAPLLWADGSALLDALPIAAAIVEQDGCGSPRITAYNERFAEAVALSTAGTLEAVTEQCLDGEGIIATHLAAWFLDVGAKADLDFRDGDGLSARFYRFKLAPLPSQRNSRRALLSVVDRTAEVQAERTLRAEMLRDSLTGLPNRLAFTEMVEAAARKEDPAFTGHAVLVVDMLRFSRINESMGSLAGDELLITFARRLISALRAGDTLARTGGNEFGIVVALRRGTGDALKAASRIQEAMNAPFRLSELEIKVECAIGLAMMQSGQDPEELFRNAQFAVKQAKASGKPEVYKPKEASLARRRFSIETELRRALDRDLLELFYQPLIDLRTGEVSGFEALARWHHEDRGEISPTEFIPVAEESGLILHLGRWAMNRAATTLVGWDRELGKRLPISVGVNLSAIQVARDDIASMVEGTLRTTGLTGDRLTLELTESAIVQDPRRATRVFDALKALDTTVAMDDFGTGYSSLAYLQRLPIDVLKIDRSFVTGMMVDPDSVAIVRAVLGLADALGMTTTAEGIESRELATTLATLGCASGQGYFFAKPLEAGEALTHWKSRLRTAAR
- a CDS encoding L-threonylcarbamoyladenylate synthase; its protein translation is MTGKRTELRPFGPEAIAEATALIRDGLPVAVPTETVYGLAADATNAEAVARIYKAKGRPSFNPLIVHVPDLDAARRLGRLGAAAEALAGAYWPGPLTLVVPLAENSPVASLVTAGLPTIALRVPAHPAMRALLQASGRPLAAPSANASGRISPTRAAHVLASLDGRIPLVIDGGATAHGLESTIIAATDGPLRLLRPGPIVVPDATAVTGNAVEAPGMLASHYAPAKPLRLDAVSAEADEWWIGFGAQGGDSSLSRSGDLVEAAARLFDLLHEADASSRPRIAVAPVPSEGLGLAINDRLARAAAPRG
- a CDS encoding bifunctional metallophosphatase/5'-nucleotidase yields the protein MTNVRISRLSLLASSLALGACATTGRPTMSVAAAPVPVEVQILGLNDFHGNLETPQDPVPLRNADGTTSKIRAGGAAQLAATLKRLRAGQQSVTVAAGDLIGATPLVSAYFLDEPTIRALSLAGLDLAAVGNHEFDKGGAELRRMQQGGCDKHTSRTPCAVEPHQPAGFTYLAANVITAGGSTFFPGTAVRQIGPVKVGFIGMTLKETATLVTPAGVAGLDFADEAGTANARVPRLKAEGADTIVLLLHQGGRVPPVYDALGCDGLSGGIVPILDKLDPAIRVVVSGHTHHAYACDVEAGGAPRLLTSAGKNGYLVSDIRLTFDPATRRLTNAKASNVPVLAEPDSQVQALVDRYLAAARPAAERVVGRLSRPALKDPDDGDSSAGKLIADAQLAATRAADKGGAEIAFINSGGVRTDLVPRADGSVTFGQIFATQPFGNNLVVKSLTGAQLKALLEQGFREAGGKIVASSLLIPSEGFAYRFDVSRGDGRRITAMTLNGRPIDPARTYRVTVNNFLASGGDGYSVLAQGRDAVDGGPDLDALEAWLAGNPKVPAGKRINGGA
- a CDS encoding cytidine deaminase, producing MTDADLITAARNAALKAYAPYSGFSVGCAILSDEGQLVTGANMENACYRLGICAEQSGLTAAQHAFGLSHIAAIAVAGGDGSGEALEGEQVCTPCGGCRQALLEASHLAGRDFTILCASGDGEKVERLTLSTLIPHGFGPANLTDAR